A genomic region of Nostoc sp. UHCC 0702 contains the following coding sequences:
- a CDS encoding AAA family ATPase: MTQGIYTFPSDNVKFNSTEDKLPPCNIEAEEAILGAILLDPEAIYRIKDRLKPEHFYVSAHRDIYQACLRLCKKNESTNLLRVTSWLSDHDILARIGGRNKLATVVDRTVSSINVDSLATLVIEKAVRRDIIKTGEDIKHLGHETEAELPEIVLRLTEKVQSITSLISVKTKEELQKAKYDRLLTHLKLIHTTVPDPAYREYLLLGLAQESAFSSRALERIYTKSLTDECSKLMTYEELQQAAKTSVREWLMNGLLPKRTTVLLYADGGLGKTKLVYRLAKNIIQGSSWGAFASTGEKRRILYYQGDEQESDMYEALETMGYTQDELQSHVRVRFRWNFEQLPILISDLNEFKPHLVVMDSLTFLNRFSLHKEGDMEYARPILELTGLATHHDTTFVLIHHANKSGESRGTTAIRNSVSEVWKLTKDNSNTATPNDRILEIDKSRSRSSGKKYRLFFNQEDLSFTFLGEDDIIQDNSAEFSHVGKILDFFCHHRNIKYEAVEVAHELGINQNSCRRVLTNLGIDGLVSVQRRPGKANLFYLSYENSDNNTDSCNQNHAQLSDQRLMLSDQRQDDPETFDNNELEAKQEESIKKPDQRGDIRGTITPKPECPRTGLPLPPPLDITVDGPLGRSVATATSLRYREDNRLQIQFDYEFADGKKRTKQGHVGKGKPEVEAIAREEITRWQDKALLLPTRRYQVRQLADDGYIWINNCKIVQVQNPPIQCWYEFETPTGEHLRVRADDEFKLDSPGETVG; encoded by the coding sequence ATGACACAAGGTATCTATACTTTCCCCTCAGATAATGTGAAATTCAATTCCACTGAGGACAAATTGCCGCCGTGCAACATAGAAGCAGAGGAAGCAATATTAGGCGCTATTTTATTAGATCCTGAGGCCATCTATCGAATTAAAGACAGATTAAAGCCAGAGCATTTCTATGTCAGCGCACACAGAGACATTTATCAAGCTTGCCTTAGACTTTGCAAAAAGAATGAATCAACCAACCTATTAAGAGTTACTAGCTGGCTATCAGACCATGATATTCTTGCACGGATTGGAGGCAGAAACAAACTAGCTACTGTTGTCGATAGAACCGTTAGCAGCATCAACGTTGATTCACTAGCAACCTTAGTAATCGAAAAAGCGGTAAGGCGAGACATAATAAAAACTGGCGAAGATATTAAGCATCTTGGTCATGAAACAGAAGCAGAACTGCCTGAAATAGTTCTAAGACTCACAGAGAAAGTTCAATCAATTACTAGCCTGATATCAGTAAAAACCAAAGAAGAACTACAAAAAGCCAAGTATGATAGGCTCCTAACACATCTAAAATTAATTCATACAACAGTACCAGACCCAGCATATAGAGAATATCTGTTACTAGGACTTGCTCAAGAAAGCGCGTTTTCATCTAGGGCACTTGAAAGAATTTACACCAAGTCACTGACTGATGAATGTAGCAAATTGATGACTTACGAGGAGCTACAACAAGCCGCTAAAACCTCAGTCCGCGAATGGTTAATGAATGGCTTATTACCCAAACGAACAACAGTATTGCTCTATGCTGATGGCGGGCTTGGTAAAACAAAATTAGTCTACAGATTGGCTAAAAATATCATCCAAGGTAGTAGCTGGGGAGCTTTTGCCAGTACAGGAGAGAAGAGAAGAATACTTTACTACCAGGGAGATGAACAAGAATCAGACATGTATGAAGCTCTAGAAACTATGGGCTATACACAAGATGAATTACAGTCACATGTGCGAGTTAGATTTCGTTGGAACTTTGAGCAATTACCAATTTTAATTAGTGACTTAAATGAATTCAAACCGCATCTTGTCGTTATGGATTCTTTGACATTTTTGAATCGCTTTTCTTTACACAAAGAAGGTGACATGGAATACGCTAGACCCATTCTAGAACTAACTGGACTGGCGACACATCATGATACAACTTTTGTTTTGATTCACCACGCCAACAAATCAGGAGAAAGCAGAGGCACAACCGCAATTAGGAACTCAGTCAGTGAAGTATGGAAGCTCACCAAGGATAACAGCAACACTGCCACACCCAACGACAGAATTTTAGAAATTGATAAATCGCGGTCACGTTCATCAGGAAAAAAATATCGCCTTTTTTTCAACCAAGAAGACCTCAGCTTTACGTTTCTGGGTGAAGATGACATTATTCAAGATAACTCAGCCGAATTTTCTCACGTGGGTAAAATCCTGGATTTCTTCTGCCATCACCGAAACATCAAATACGAGGCTGTCGAAGTCGCTCACGAGTTAGGCATCAATCAGAACAGTTGCCGGAGAGTTTTAACTAACTTGGGTATAGATGGACTTGTCAGCGTACAGCGGCGACCTGGGAAAGCCAATCTTTTCTATCTTAGCTACGAAAATAGCGATAACAATACCGATTCATGTAATCAAAATCACGCTCAATTAAGTGATCAGCGTTTGATGCTCAGTGATCAGCGTCAAGACGACCCCGAAACCTTTGATAATAATGAACTTGAAGCAAAACAGGAAGAAAGTATAAAAAAACCTGATCAGCGAGGTGATATTAGGGGAACTATCACCCCTAAGCCAGAATGTCCGCGGACAGGTCTACCTCTACCTCCACCACTTGACATAACTGTTGATGGCCCATTAGGACGCTCCGTTGCCACAGCCACTTCTTTGAGATATCGAGAAGATAATCGGCTGCAAATTCAGTTTGACTACGAATTTGCAGACGGTAAGAAACGCACGAAGCAGGGACATGTCGGTAAAGGTAAGCCCGAAGTTGAGGCGATCGCCCGCGAGGAAATCACCCGCTGGCAAGATAAGGCGCTGCTCTTACCGACGCGGCGCTACCAAGTCAGACAACTAGCTGATGATGGTTACATTTGGATCAACAACTGCAAAATCGTCCAGGTACAAAATCCACCTATTCAATGTTGGTACGAGTTTGAAACTCCCACGGGTGAACATCTTCGTGTTCGAGCAGACGACGAGTTTAAGCTTGATAGTCCCGGTGAAACCGTGGGGTGA
- a CDS encoding DUF882 domain-containing protein — protein sequence MTYYQHLEKLIKSGETLEFSHLSDPALIKDIQKLLSIKNLYAGEIDGIIGPQTTSAFAQFKQALELSHPKLLGPTTAASLLEITEEHKVSEQETSPAPEPKNKGNSLRLPNGVIVFENQYILHKIPLTWGEVTKGCSRIPQDSDVVSNIVEIASIFGIIREKYGSSIAVNSGYRTPEINRQVGGARFSQHIRGAALDICPWDSNLQKLYQICRETPKVTGLGRGMHRGFVHIDCRPGARVVFDYP from the coding sequence ATGACCTACTACCAACACTTAGAAAAACTCATCAAATCCGGCGAAACGCTTGAATTTTCGCATCTCTCAGACCCAGCACTCATCAAAGACATACAGAAATTGCTTTCAATCAAAAACCTTTACGCCGGAGAAATTGACGGCATCATCGGCCCCCAAACAACCTCAGCATTCGCCCAGTTCAAACAAGCCTTGGAGTTGTCACACCCCAAACTACTCGGCCCAACCACGGCTGCCAGTCTGTTGGAAATCACAGAAGAACACAAGGTAAGTGAACAAGAAACTTCTCCTGCCCCAGAACCAAAAAACAAAGGAAATTCGCTTCGGCTGCCAAATGGAGTAATAGTCTTTGAGAATCAGTACATCTTGCACAAGATACCCCTGACCTGGGGTGAAGTAACCAAAGGCTGTAGCCGAATTCCTCAAGATAGCGACGTGGTATCAAACATTGTTGAAATCGCCAGCATCTTCGGCATCATTAGAGAGAAATACGGCTCATCTATCGCGGTCAATTCTGGCTACCGTACCCCTGAAATCAACAGGCAAGTTGGCGGCGCGAGATTTTCTCAGCACATCCGTGGCGCTGCATTAGACATTTGTCCTTGGGATAGCAACTTACAAAAACTTTACCAAATTTGCCGCGAAACACCCAAAGTTACAGGATTAGGGCGCGGAATGCATCGCGGCTTTGTTCACATCGACTGCCGCCCAGGAGCGCGAGTCGTGTTTGATTACCCCTAA
- a CDS encoding helix-turn-helix transcriptional regulator, whose protein sequence is MTLESKKQQLAPKSVLKALRENAGLSQEQLAVYLGIAVSTLRRWENEGMEPSMTRSQWQIFCQNVGIPFDSLPESLSSPTEATA, encoded by the coding sequence ATGACTCTAGAATCAAAAAAGCAACAACTAGCACCTAAATCAGTGTTAAAAGCGCTTAGAGAAAACGCAGGTTTGTCACAAGAGCAACTCGCTGTCTACTTAGGCATCGCAGTCTCTACTCTCAGGCGATGGGAGAACGAAGGGATGGAACCTTCAATGACTAGATCTCAATGGCAAATTTTCTGCCAAAACGTTGGCATACCATTTGACTCACTGCCTGAGAGCTTATCATCTCCCACTGAAGCAACGGCTTAG
- a CDS encoding DUF5348 domain-containing protein, producing the protein MQELTLQTEIGGERPYLMNKPIHAGDCLQVFISGEWCPASCECYREKGSLHWYLIVYQPGNEHVIEDFCNTLCRF; encoded by the coding sequence ATGCAAGAACTAACACTACAAACCGAAATCGGTGGCGAACGCCCCTATTTGATGAATAAGCCTATCCATGCGGGTGATTGTCTGCAAGTTTTTATATCAGGCGAATGGTGTCCGGCTTCTTGCGAATGCTACAGAGAAAAAGGAAGTCTTCACTGGTATCTAATTGTGTATCAGCCAGGAAACGAACATGTTATTGAAGATTTTTGTAACACCTTGTGTCGATTCTAA
- a CDS encoding Uma2 family endonuclease yields MVQVLPAPVTFEQFAEWYPDTGVRYELHNGTIVEMNQPAGEHELIIALLSRNLTVEIVRRNLPYVISKNAFVKPLTVDSGYCPDILLLNVDNLANEPLWQKQSTVTQAASVPFVAEVVSSNWGVDYGNKVSDYEAIGIPEYWIIDYLGVGGRRFIGNPKLPTLSIYSLIEGEYQVAQFRGDELISSPTFPELRLTAKEVLMTAQ; encoded by the coding sequence ATGGTTCAAGTTTTGCCAGCACCAGTAACCTTTGAACAATTCGCGGAATGGTATCCCGACACAGGGGTACGCTATGAACTGCACAACGGAACAATTGTAGAAATGAATCAGCCCGCAGGTGAACATGAACTCATCATTGCGTTACTAAGTCGCAACTTAACAGTAGAGATAGTTAGGAGAAACCTGCCCTACGTCATCTCTAAAAATGCTTTTGTTAAACCCTTAACGGTAGACTCTGGCTACTGCCCTGATATCCTGCTGTTAAATGTAGACAACCTAGCCAATGAACCGCTATGGCAGAAACAATCGACTGTGACCCAAGCCGCATCGGTTCCTTTTGTCGCAGAGGTCGTTAGCAGTAACTGGGGTGTTGATTACGGAAATAAAGTTAGTGACTACGAAGCCATAGGAATTCCTGAGTATTGGATCATAGATTACTTAGGAGTAGGCGGTAGGAGATTTATCGGCAATCCCAAGTTACCAACCTTATCAATTTATTCCCTGATTGAAGGTGAATATCAAGTAGCCCAGTTTAGGGGAGATGAGTTGATATCCTCTCCCACTTTCCCAGAATTACGCCTGACTGCTAAAGAAGTTTTAATGACCGCGCAGTAA
- a CDS encoding site-specific integrase, giving the protein MESKAQDVFEDFTPPASTDGSYLGTHRHMKATRQHLERKFEKGLADTKARLKAAKVKVGLVVARDTIQLQASLPIKPGDRDTNGTGFKQYKISLNIPASLDGLKTAEEEAHELGKLMARKQFEWTEKYLGKTARVNNSPQTVGEALEDLEIEYFKTRKLTEKSKHTFSYYKDYLRRLIGLDTLLTQSEIEQKLAKITNDSAKYSAVKSLKVLKATLNLTSFNLEKLKVTQPKSQARDIPSDEDITKYYEYFHRYSLTRSLTIKKNCLDSWKMWEWVYGMLATYGLRPRELFVSPEIDWWLSPENKDNTWKVHPDTKTGYRETLPLHPEWVNLFDLKNAEALELLKAQTDGRTAFTDINTIRVNCSSWFRRVKIPFTPYDLRHAWAIRAHMMGIPIKAAADNLGHSVEIHTEIYQKWFSLENRKKVIRQAVDKKDDMEALKEENARLRAEVERLRQALARHQISEALSTSGVD; this is encoded by the coding sequence ATGGAAAGCAAGGCACAGGACGTTTTTGAGGATTTCACTCCGCCTGCATCTACCGATGGCAGCTATCTAGGAACGCACAGACACATGAAAGCTACTCGGCAGCATTTGGAGCGCAAATTTGAGAAGGGCTTGGCAGACACTAAGGCTCGGTTGAAAGCAGCTAAGGTGAAAGTGGGTTTGGTCGTGGCACGGGATACCATTCAATTGCAAGCATCCCTACCTATCAAGCCAGGCGATCGCGACACTAATGGAACTGGTTTTAAGCAGTACAAGATTTCACTAAACATCCCTGCAAGTTTGGACGGGTTGAAGACGGCAGAGGAGGAGGCACACGAGCTTGGCAAGCTGATGGCCCGTAAACAGTTTGAGTGGACTGAAAAATATTTGGGGAAGACAGCTAGGGTCAACAACAGCCCCCAAACTGTTGGTGAAGCATTAGAAGATTTGGAAATTGAGTATTTCAAAACACGCAAGTTAACAGAGAAAAGTAAACACACTTTTTCCTATTACAAAGATTATTTACGGCGACTGATTGGGCTGGATACCTTGCTGACTCAATCGGAGATTGAACAAAAACTTGCAAAAATTACAAATGACAGTGCTAAATACAGCGCTGTTAAATCGTTAAAAGTCTTAAAAGCAACTTTGAATCTAACTAGTTTTAATCTTGAAAAGTTGAAAGTTACACAACCTAAGAGCCAGGCGAGAGATATTCCTAGTGATGAAGATATAACTAAATATTATGAATATTTTCATCGATATTCGTTGACTAGAAGCTTAACTATTAAAAAGAATTGCTTAGACAGTTGGAAGATGTGGGAGTGGGTTTATGGTATGCTTGCAACTTATGGATTACGCCCAAGAGAATTATTTGTAAGTCCTGAAATTGACTGGTGGTTGAGTCCTGAAAATAAAGATAATACATGGAAGGTTCACCCAGATACTAAGACTGGTTATAGGGAAACTTTACCTTTACATCCTGAATGGGTTAATTTATTTGATTTGAAGAATGCTGAAGCTTTGGAACTTTTGAAAGCTCAAACTGATGGCAGAACTGCTTTTACAGATATCAACACTATTAGGGTTAATTGCTCGTCATGGTTTAGGCGTGTAAAAATTCCGTTTACGCCCTATGATTTACGCCATGCTTGGGCAATTCGAGCGCATATGATGGGCATTCCAATTAAAGCTGCTGCTGATAATTTGGGGCATTCGGTAGAGATTCACACTGAGATTTATCAGAAGTGGTTCAGTTTGGAGAACCGGAAGAAGGTAATTAGGCAGGCTGTGGATAAAAAGGATGACATGGAGGCATTGAAGGAGGAGAATGCACGGCTAAGGGCTGAGGTGGAGCGTCTCAGGCAAGCGCTGGCACGACATCAAATTAGTGAGGCGTTGTCAACTTCAGGAGTTGACTGA
- a CDS encoding nitrogenase, whose product MTPPENQNIIEERKELIKEVLSAYPEKAAKKREKHLNVYEEGKSDCGVKSNIKSLPGVMTARGCAYAGSKGVVWGPIKDMIHISHGPVGCGYWSWSGRRNYYIGTTGVDTFGTMHFTSDFQERDIVFGGDKKLTKLIQELDALFPLNRGVSIQSECPIGLIGDDIEAVARNTSKEIGKPVVPVRCEGFRGVSQSLGHHIANDMVRDWVFTRADQAKKDGTLQFEGTPYDVAIIGDYNIGGDAWASRILLEEIGLRVVAQWSGDGTINEMLMTPNVKMNLIHCYRSMNYISRHMEEAYGIPCTNYDLIYCEPKI is encoded by the coding sequence ATGACACCTCCAGAAAACCAGAACATCATCGAAGAAAGAAAAGAACTAATTAAGGAAGTCCTAAGCGCTTATCCCGAAAAAGCAGCGAAAAAACGGGAAAAGCACCTAAATGTATACGAAGAAGGTAAGAGCGATTGCGGCGTTAAGTCGAATATCAAATCTCTTCCTGGTGTAATGACCGCTCGTGGTTGTGCTTATGCAGGTTCCAAGGGTGTGGTTTGGGGTCCTATTAAGGACATGATCCACATCAGCCACGGCCCTGTAGGTTGCGGTTACTGGTCTTGGTCTGGTCGTCGTAACTACTACATTGGTACCACAGGTGTTGATACCTTTGGTACAATGCACTTCACCTCTGACTTCCAAGAACGGGACATCGTTTTCGGTGGTGACAAAAAACTCACCAAGCTGATCCAAGAACTCGATGCACTCTTCCCCCTCAACCGTGGTGTTTCCATTCAATCTGAATGTCCCATCGGTCTAATTGGGGATGACATCGAAGCTGTTGCTCGGAACACATCAAAAGAAATTGGCAAGCCAGTTGTTCCTGTACGTTGCGAAGGCTTCCGGGGTGTTTCTCAGTCTTTGGGACACCACATTGCTAACGACATGGTGCGCGACTGGGTGTTTACCAGAGCTGACCAAGCGAAGAAAGACGGTACACTTCAGTTTGAAGGTACTCCTTATGACGTAGCTATTATCGGTGACTACAACATCGGTGGTGATGCTTGGGCTAGCCGCATCCTGTTAGAAGAAATCGGCTTGCGCGTGGTCGCTCAGTGGTCAGGTGATGGCACCATCAACGAAATGTTGATGACACCGAACGTAAAGATGAACTTGATTCACTGCTACCGTTCGATGAACTACATCAGCCGTCACATGGAAGAAGCTTATGGTATTCCCTGTACGAACTATGATTTAATCTATTGTGAACCCAAGATTTAG
- a CDS encoding integrase — MNRTQEAFADFQQTAITDGGYIGRMQAVANQENHLTAKLETELKAVNARLKAARVSVSVRKSGNSLQLRSTLPIKPGDIDKNGIGTKQYDISLGVPFNFDGLSTAEEEAYELGKLIARKQFQWTDKYLGKTRIKVQSQTISDLIADFDRNYFQTRKRTLKSENTFNSYLYIAQTHLPKHKPAINANFIEAVQNCASSDSVKNELIKVIRVLCKCSGLEVPELSNLKIKQSAKRKRELPNDAEIEQSYLKFETYALNRPSKLISREDKNNWKLWRWVYGMLATYGLRPIEIFVNPDIDWWLSSENIMDTWRVNEECKTGEREALPLYPRWVETFNLKTDTEAIELLKAKIAGKITSKQLNSARHGTDRWFRFVGIPFQPYDLRHAWAIRAHLMGIPIKAAADNLGHSVNMHTSIYQKWFSLENRKVAIEQAIKKKSKVQELQDMVIELQQENEKLRIENERLRLQTEN, encoded by the coding sequence ATGAACAGAACACAGGAAGCATTTGCCGATTTTCAACAAACAGCCATCACTGATGGAGGATATATAGGCAGAATGCAAGCAGTCGCAAATCAAGAAAATCACCTGACGGCAAAATTGGAAACGGAATTAAAAGCGGTAAATGCTAGACTTAAAGCTGCTAGGGTGAGTGTTTCTGTTAGGAAATCTGGAAACTCATTACAACTAAGAAGCACTTTACCCATTAAACCAGGGGATATTGATAAAAACGGTATAGGAACGAAACAATATGATATTTCTTTGGGAGTACCATTTAATTTTGATGGATTAAGTACTGCGGAAGAAGAGGCTTATGAGTTAGGTAAATTGATAGCGCGAAAACAATTTCAATGGACTGATAAATATTTAGGCAAAACTAGAATTAAAGTTCAATCACAAACAATTAGTGATTTGATTGCAGATTTCGATAGAAACTATTTTCAAACGAGAAAGCGTACTCTTAAAAGTGAAAATACTTTTAATAGTTATCTCTATATAGCTCAAACTCACTTACCCAAGCATAAGCCAGCAATCAACGCCAATTTTATTGAGGCTGTGCAAAATTGTGCTTCATCAGATAGTGTAAAAAATGAGTTAATTAAAGTAATTAGAGTATTATGTAAATGTTCGGGGTTAGAAGTTCCAGAGTTAAGTAATTTAAAAATTAAACAAAGTGCCAAACGCAAGCGTGAGCTACCTAATGATGCAGAAATAGAACAAAGCTATCTGAAATTTGAAACCTACGCATTGAACCGTCCGAGTAAATTGATCAGCAGGGAAGATAAAAATAATTGGAAACTGTGGCGTTGGGTATATGGCATGTTAGCTACCTATGGATTAAGACCAATAGAAATTTTTGTTAATCCTGATATTGATTGGTGGTTATCATCAGAAAATATAATGGATACATGGCGTGTCAATGAAGAATGTAAAACTGGAGAACGGGAAGCTCTACCATTATATCCGCGTTGGGTGGAAACTTTTAACTTAAAAACAGATACAGAGGCTATTGAATTATTAAAGGCGAAAATTGCAGGAAAAATTACCAGTAAACAACTTAATTCGGCTCGACATGGTACAGACAGATGGTTTAGATTTGTGGGGATTCCTTTTCAACCCTATGATTTACGCCATGCTTGGGCAATTAGAGCGCATTTAATGGGGATTCCGATTAAAGCTGCTGCTGATAATTTGGGTCATTCGGTGAATATGCATACATCCATTTATCAAAAGTGGTTTAGTCTGGAAAATCGCAAGGTTGCCATTGAACAAGCAATTAAGAAAAAGTCTAAGGTACAAGAGTTGCAAGATATGGTTATTGAGCTTCAGCAGGAAAATGAGAAGTTGAGAATAGAAAATGAGAGATTGCGGTTACAGACAGAAAATTAA
- a CDS encoding UPF0175 family protein produces the protein MSIQISIELPNGVFSALRSNPETFVQEMRLAATVKWYEVGMVSQSKAAEVAGVSRHQFLEVLNRYNVSPFQVTSEELAQELERD, from the coding sequence ATGAGCATACAAATTAGCATCGAACTTCCCAATGGTGTGTTTTCAGCACTCCGCAGTAACCCAGAAACGTTTGTTCAGGAAATGCGTTTAGCGGCGACTGTGAAATGGTATGAGGTTGGTATGGTTTCTCAATCTAAAGCTGCGGAAGTTGCTGGAGTGAGTCGTCACCAATTTCTAGAAGTACTCAATCGCTATAATGTTTCACCTTTTCAAGTGACTTCCGAAGAATTAGCCCAGGAGTTAGAGCGTGACTAG
- a CDS encoding group 1 truncated hemoglobin, with product MSATLYDKIGGQATIEKVVEDLHKRILADGSVSPFFAKTDLAKQRGHFIAFLAQLLEGPKEYAGRPMDKTHTGMSVQPQHFEAVTKHLSDAMATNGVSADDISAAMSRVSNVKGAIVNK from the coding sequence ATGAGCGCAACACTATACGACAAAATTGGCGGACAAGCAACAATTGAGAAAGTAGTTGAAGATTTGCACAAACGCATCTTAGCAGACGGTAGCGTTAGTCCGTTTTTCGCTAAGACAGATTTGGCAAAGCAACGCGGTCATTTTATCGCTTTCTTAGCTCAGCTACTTGAAGGGCCAAAGGAATACGCAGGTCGTCCAATGGACAAAACCCACACAGGTATGAGTGTACAGCCCCAACACTTCGAGGCAGTTACAAAACACCTGAGTGATGCAATGGCTACAAATGGAGTTTCAGCTGATGATATCAGCGCTGCAATGTCTCGCGTCTCCAATGTCAAAGGCGCTATTGTCAACAAGTAA
- the nifU gene encoding Fe-S cluster assembly protein NifU — MWDYTDKVLELFYEPKNQGAIEETDEPGVKVATGEVGSIACGDALRLHLKVEVASDQILDARFQTFGCTSAIASSSALTEMIKGLTLDEALKVSNKDIANYLGGLPEAKMHCSVMGQEALEAAIYNYRGIPLAAHDDDDEGALVCSCFGISESKIRRVIIENNLTDAEQVTNYVKAGGGCGSCLANIDDIIKSVREEATAPALNKDYSVKVTTDIANSKQRPLTNVQKIALIQKVLDEEVRPVLIADGGDVELYDVDGDRVKVLLQGACGSCSSSTATLKIAIEARLQDRVSKNLIVEAVEP; from the coding sequence ATGTGGGACTACACAGATAAAGTATTAGAACTGTTTTACGAGCCGAAGAATCAGGGAGCTATCGAAGAAACCGACGAACCTGGGGTGAAAGTTGCCACGGGAGAAGTGGGTAGCATTGCTTGCGGTGATGCTTTAAGATTGCACTTGAAAGTGGAAGTCGCATCTGATCAGATTTTAGATGCTCGTTTTCAAACCTTTGGCTGTACAAGTGCGATCGCTTCTTCTAGTGCCTTGACTGAAATGATCAAAGGTTTAACCTTAGACGAAGCTTTGAAAGTCTCCAATAAAGACATTGCTAACTACCTTGGCGGTTTGCCAGAAGCTAAAATGCATTGCTCAGTTATGGGTCAAGAAGCGCTAGAAGCCGCTATCTATAATTATCGAGGCATTCCCCTCGCCGCCCATGATGACGATGATGAAGGTGCGCTAGTTTGCAGTTGCTTTGGCATCAGCGAGTCGAAAATTCGGCGCGTGATTATCGAAAATAACCTCACTGATGCTGAACAGGTAACAAATTATGTAAAAGCTGGTGGCGGATGCGGTTCCTGTTTAGCAAACATTGATGATATTATTAAATCTGTAAGGGAAGAAGCAACTGCGCCTGCTCTCAACAAAGATTATAGCGTAAAAGTCACTACAGATATAGCTAACTCTAAGCAACGACCGCTGACCAACGTTCAAAAAATTGCTCTGATTCAGAAAGTACTCGATGAAGAAGTTCGTCCCGTGCTGATCGCCGACGGGGGAGACGTAGAACTGTATGATGTAGATGGTGATCGCGTGAAAGTCCTACTTCAAGGTGCTTGCGGTTCTTGCTCGAGCAGCACAGCAACTTTGAAGATTGCGATCGAAGCCAGGTTACAGGATCGCGTCAGCAAGAACTTGATAGTCGAAGCGGTTGAGCCATAG
- the nifS gene encoding cysteine desulfurase NifS has product MQKNCIYLDNNATTKVDPAVLEAMLPYLTDYYGNPSSMHTFGGQLAKGVNTARQQVAALLGSDESEIIFTSCGTEGDNAAIRAALLAQPDKRHIITTQVEHPAVLNVCKQLETQGYNVTYLSVNSQGQLDLNELEASLTGNTALVSIMYANNETGTIFPIEQIGLRVKEHGALFHVDAVQAVGKLPLNMKTSTIDMLTLSGHKIHAPKGIGALYVRRGVRFRPLLIGGHQERGRRGGTENVPGIIGLGKAAELELLHLEEATNRERKLRDRLEQTLLATIPNCEVNGDPTQRLPNTTNIGFKYIEGEAILLSLNKYGICASSGSACTSGSLEPSHVLRAMGLPYTILHGSIRFSLCRYTTEAEIDQVIAVMPGIVERLRALSPFQNDDAGWLQEQSLVNSH; this is encoded by the coding sequence ATGCAAAAGAATTGCATCTATCTGGACAATAATGCTACCACTAAGGTAGACCCAGCAGTTTTAGAGGCGATGCTGCCTTACCTCACCGATTATTACGGCAATCCCTCTAGTATGCATACTTTTGGCGGACAACTTGCCAAAGGTGTGAACACAGCTAGACAACAAGTTGCAGCTTTACTCGGATCTGATGAATCAGAGATTATCTTCACCAGTTGCGGAACTGAAGGAGATAACGCCGCAATTCGCGCCGCATTGTTAGCGCAACCAGACAAGCGACACATCATCACCACCCAAGTAGAACACCCTGCGGTGCTGAATGTCTGCAAACAACTGGAAACCCAAGGATATAACGTTACTTATCTTTCGGTGAACAGTCAGGGGCAATTAGATTTAAATGAATTAGAAGCCTCACTGACAGGAAACACCGCCTTGGTGTCGATTATGTATGCTAACAACGAAACAGGTACAATTTTCCCCATTGAACAAATTGGGTTACGTGTCAAAGAACATGGTGCTTTGTTCCATGTAGATGCGGTGCAAGCAGTGGGTAAACTCCCCTTGAATATGAAGACCAGCACCATAGACATGTTAACTCTGTCTGGTCACAAAATCCACGCACCCAAAGGTATTGGTGCTTTGTACGTGCGACGCGGCGTCAGGTTCCGCCCCTTGTTGATTGGTGGACACCAAGAACGCGGTCGTCGCGGCGGAACAGAGAATGTACCCGGAATTATCGGTTTAGGCAAAGCGGCGGAATTAGAACTGTTACACTTAGAAGAGGCGACCAATAGAGAAAGGAAATTGCGCGATCGCCTCGAACAAACTTTACTTGCTACTATTCCCAATTGCGAAGTTAACGGCGATCCGACGCAGAGATTGCCGAACACTACCAACATCGGCTTCAAGTATATCGAAGGTGAAGCTATCCTGCTTTCCCTCAATAAATACGGTATTTGTGCATCTTCTGGTTCTGCTTGTACTTCTGGTTCACTGGAACCTTCCCACGTCTTACGGGCAATGGGTTTACCTTACACCATCTTACATGGTTCCATTCGCTTCAGCCTTTGTCGCTACACCACAGAAGCCGAAATCGACCAAGTTATAGCAGTAATGCCCGGTATTGTAGAACGTTTACGCGCTCTTTCACCCTTCCAAAATGATGATGCAGGTTGGCTGCAAGAACAGTCATTAGTCAATAGTCATTAG